The nucleotide sequence CTGCATGCATATGCATATATATCACCCTGTCTGCAGTGAAGGCATCTGGGCTGGCCGCGTGAGCTCCACCAGCCGGCGCAGTCTCTGGGCCTCCTTACGCAGGTCGGCGGTGTGCACGTGCAGCTTACGGCGCTCCACTCCGTCCAGCGCCGCCTCGCTGCGCACGGCGACCATGAAGGCATCCAGGGGGTCCTCGGAGGATGAGTGAGAGCCGTCTGATAAGGAGAAATAGAAGTGAATTGAAACCTGACGATAGAGCACTCGgtctcacacatacacagacaaactGACAGATACAACACCACTCATTTGGGTGAAACTACACATAGTTGGCAGCAACGTAGGTGTAAGTGTTTcttaatcctggtcctggggaaccAAAGgagtgcacattttggtttttgccctagcacaacacacctgattccacttTTCAAAGGAAACAGGATTCAGAAACACTAACCTAGACACATTGCGAAAGGTGGTTGAAAATACCTTTTCTGTGCACCACTTACCTCTCCCTGTAGCACTGAGCTTCTTCTCGGTCTCTGCCAGCGCCTTCTCAACCACCAACAGTTTGGCCACCTTAGCAAGATAACAAGCACCCTGTCACTCTAGTTCACACCATAAAAGCTGTAGTACCCTTCCTCCCCTGACATATCACATTCTGTGCACACAAAACATTTCAATAGACAGAAGAGGCTATTTGAAACAAAAACGTTGTTTTTGGGATTTGTAAAGTGTAGTTCTGTTTCAGAGAATTGGCAACATCGGTGATAGTGCAATACATACAGCATGTAATGTGATATCTTAGATGAGCACTTCATTTTGAGAGATACTTCGTATTTCCTTTTTTAATTCCTGAGGTTGAAATGTGAGAAAGCGTATTTAATGACATGGGTCTTTACCAGTGACTCGTAAGTGTCCGGGCGCTCCTGAATCTTTCCCGCCTTCTTCATGCgctcctgtctcttcttctccacAGCACCGGTACGGTCCAGAAAGTTATCATCGTCACTGTCATAGAAATCCTCGTCCTCCCAGTTCTTCTTCTTGCGCTTGCGGGAAACTGGAGGGAGTGGATTATGAACAAGTTACGACAACAGTAGAAGTTACAGACAATGAGCACGATTACATGCACACTATAGtgattattgtggatagtcagGTCAATACAATGATTTGTTTAAAacatttacatgctttgcaacaagaacgatttccctaataatcctgtttacatggacacggAAATCAGGCTACTGATGGGCCTtttgataaatgcagaaaatcgGTCATCAAAATCAACAGTGACCATGTTATTTTTGCTAATACTTTTTCACTCTCAGTTTGGACAtataaagtttgtatgtgaaaactatttcCAAGACGCACACTTGCTTTTTCTAAACTCACTTCACTCGCGCACAAGAGCGAGGCTTGCGCTACTCGGTGCTAGAACATGCGCAGATGCCGATTacgtttttttttacatgtagaTTGCTCAGAAAAGCAGGTGTTTTAATCGGCGTATGCTTACTTCGATTATGATCTTACGCCGATTAAGATAAGCAGactaaggtgtttacatgactaatgccaTATTCTGTCTTCTGCCATAATGTTTCAAATTGAATTATTAGTGTGTATGTAAACATACTCAATGGTACAGAGTAAGGACTCAACGTCTGGCGGACCATGGGGTTAAGCCTACATAGGCAATAAACAAAGTTGTTTGACGCATCTTCCAAGTGCCTAAACAGGGTACAATATGTCCAGAACTATGCTGCACGTGTCCTCAACCACACCTCCTCTTGCAAGTACATCACTCCAGTGCTGTTCAACCTCTACTGGCTCCCCATATGTTCACGCGTCGACTACAAAATCCTGGTTCAAACCTACCAAGCTATCTCTGGACTGAAGTATCCGTCTGACCTCATTCTACCCTCCTGTACCACACGCACCCGTTGCTTCTCCAGGTCCGTATCCCTTCAGCAGCCCCGCAGCAGACTATGGGTGACAAGACTGTCAGTTGGGTGGCGCTGCGGCTGTGGGACGCATTTCCAGACACAATTAGGCTGCAGTCTCTGTCCTCCACTAATTCTGTTCTCCGGATCTGGCGACACTTGTATATAGCTTTGATTGTCGTCTTGTGTTCTGGATtgtttttattaaatgttttatttttgtgtCTGAAAATCACTTTACAAATTAAaggaattattattataataaatatacattgtaaataaaaaattGAATAAAAACCAGAACAGCAAGCCATCACCTTCAATGTGAGCTATTCACTGTTTTGTAGGGTATTCACTGTGTATAATGTTACATTTCAATATAACTTTGGAATACTGGAAAGAAATGACTAGGCGCTGCTgaaccactcatactgctgatgTAGCAGGCTGCATTGACTACAGTAAATAGTAACAGTTCTGCTGTGGGCTGATGTAGCAGCTCTGCTAGGACCCCCACCTGCCTCCTGCCTGAGCAGGCCCCGGGCCTCCAGGATTCGACACGCCTCCAGGGAAGACTGGATGGCCGCATCTTTCTTCTTCCCTGTGTGGGTCACCTCAGCGACCAGCTGCTTCCCCGAAGCGTCATCCACTGGGAGCCTGTGTGTGGAAAGGAGGTGACATGTTTTACATTCTATTCAGTATGTCAATGTTCTACCTGGTAGTTCGTTGAAAGATACATGTCACTAATTGGCTAGGTCtgaaatcagtccctgattagtgGGGATGAATAAAAATCAGAGGGGTTGCAGACCTACAGGTCCAAATTTGAGAAGGACAGCAATATAATTTGCATGATATAAAACATGATTGCACACAATTACATACCCTCAGACAAAATAAAAAGCTTACTTTACTCTGCAGAGCCAGGTACCGTGGCTTTTGTCTTCATACTCAAACTCAAGCTCTTCCCCTGAAATAAAAGACAGATAGCGAGACACTGTCAAACACACAAAAAGGAAACATGATTATGGTACTAGTGAATGTCTTTCTCCAAAGGTCTGACCTTCTCTGTCAAAGAAGCCCTGCAGTGCTTTCTTAGGGTCCTTCAGGTAAGCAGCCTCTTGGTCCTCCTGGAACTCTGTGGAGAAGGGGTTCTCCTCGTTCTCATCCTCTTCAGGGGCTGCCTCATCAGCtacacatgtacagttgaagttggaggtttacatacaccttagccaaatacatttaaactcagcttttcacaattcctgacatttaatcctagtaaaacttccctgtcttaggccagttaggatcataactttattttaagaatgtgaaatgtcagaataatagtagagaattatttatttcagattttatttatatcatcacattcctagtgggtcagaagtttacatacactcaattagtatttggtagcattgccttcaaattgtttaacttgggtcaaacattccgggtagccttccacaagcttcccaaattacaaaaaaaaaaaaaaaaacagttagtCTTTTGAggttctagtcatgaaatctatgcatcctactcaatcactttttatagctactgtttacaggactcctgggccatatacaacgttcctcactgagttccctgaattcctatcagaccttgtagtcatggcagataatattctaatttttggtgactaatattcacatggaaaagtccacagacccactccaaaaggctttcggagccatcatcgagtcagtgggttttgtccaacatgtctctggacatactcactgccacagtcatactagTTTTGTCcagtggaataaatgttgtggatcttaatgtttatCCTCATGATCCTGGACTATTGGACAACGATTTTATTaagtttgcaatcgcaacaaataacctgctcagaccccaaccaaggatcatcaaaagtctataaattctcagacaacccaaagattcctagatgtccttgggtaggtggagggagtctggaagggcgtCAGAGTACAAGattcagttaaccacctaactgaggaactcaatttaaccttgagcaataccctagatgcagtcgcaaccctaaaaacaaaaaaacatttgtcataagaaactagctccctggtatacagaaaatacccgagctctgaagcaagtttcccaaaaattggaatggaaatggcgcTACACATATgaaagtcttccgactagcttggaaagacagtaccgtgcagtatcgaagagccctcactgctgctcgatcatcctatttttccaacttaattgaggataagaacaatccaaaatttctgtcacaaagctaactaaaaattagcattccccaagagaggatggctttcacttcagcagtgataaattcaagaacttctttgaggaaaagatcatgattattagaaagcaaattctaatctgcgtattcctccaaaactcagttgtcctgagtctgcacaactctgccaggacctaggatcaagggagacagtCACGTTTTTTAAGACTGTATTGTCTTGAAAACAattatgaaaataatcatggcctctaaaccttcaagctgcatactggacacTAATCCAACTAAACCACTGAAAGagttgcttcctgtgcttggccctcctatgttgaacataataaacatctctctatccaccggaagTGTACCAAATTCattaaaagtggcagtaataaagcctctcttgaaaaagccaagccttaacccagaaaatattttttttaaaactatGGGCCTATaacgaatctcccattcctctcaaaaaaaattcaaaagctgttgcacagcaactcactgcctaaGACAAAGAATGTATACGAAACACTTCAGTTTGGTTTTAggccccatcatagcactgagactgcacttgtgaaggtggtaaattaccttttaatagCGTCAAACCGAGgatctgcatctgtcctcgtgctcctagaccttagcgctgcttttgataccatcgatcaccacattcttttggagagattggaaacccaaattggtctacacggacaagttctggcctggtttagatcttatctgtcggaaagatatcagtttttttctctgtggatggtttgtcctctgacaaatcaactgtaaatttcagtgttcctcaaggctccgttttaggaccactattgttttcactatatattttacctcttccaaaactatagtttgttaacaagaaatttgtggagtggttgaaaaacgagttttaatgactccaacctaagtgtatctagacttctgatttcaactgtatgtattgGTACAtaggaaggcgagagagagattaaagtCAACATATTGAGGGCTTGAAGCTACAGAGCTGTGATATGGTAGCAGTGGTTAATTGCAATTAATGTAAGTAAACAATTCTGAGCCATGCATTACAGTCTCTCCTGGTGCTGAGCACTGAAAGCTTACCTATTCCCCATGAACAGCCCGAATCATTGTTTAAACTCTTTCCCTGGATGCCACCGCTTTCTTTCCCCTCTTCCTTTTCCTCCTCATCCGAGCCTtctcccatcatcctcctctccagGTCCTCCCGCTGCTTCCTGGCTCGCTCCCACAGCTCTGTGACAGTCAGGTCTGACTCCGCCTCTTCGTCAAACTCTGGACCCTGCAAAGATATACAGTAGAGTAGGGCTATTCAGAACTACAATGGTAAAGGACTACATAAGTGATAGAGGTTTGAAGTCTAAGGATGTCTAATCTAGTACATCTATCCTACCTGTGGTAGTAAGTGCACTGTGTATAACATTTTACTTAGCCTATTTTTGAACGGTATGAACACTAAGTAATGTTTTCTGACATGAAGGAAcaattcttatttttttttacctgcaTGATGAAAAGTCTAGTGCTTCCCCCGAATTTGAGTACGTGCCCAACCCGTACTCTGATGTAGGTATTCGGTGGTATCTTGTTCTTGTTGACGAAGGTACCATGTGTGCTGCCCAGGTCATGGACATAGAACCCTCTTGCCTCTCcaactgcctcctcctctcctgccagcCCACGGTATTGAATGACAGCGTGATACCTGGAGATTGAGGGGTGGTCCAGGGATACGTCACACACAGGTAAACGTCCGACCACAAAATAACTCTGCTGGGTGAGTGGGACCGTATCAACTATAGTGCCATTCTTGAGGATTTCTAGGGAATATGGGACATCTGCCACTCCTGCCCAAGGAGGTTCGGCATATGGAACAGGAGGGTGGGGTTTAAATTTGCCAATAGGTGTTCCTTTGACAGGAAATCTTGGTGAGGGTTGGACGTCACTAGTCTGGTCTTTTTCGGAATAATTTTCGCTCTCTACACCTTTCCGTGACGTTGTGTTGTCATTATCCGACGTGGAAGGGGTGGTTTGCTCATCTGCAGATGCCTCACTACTTTCAGAAGTAGATGGTTGTAGTTCTTTGTCGCCATTTTCTTCATGTGTAGGCTTTCTTGCTGCTCTGCTCGCGACAAGACCTCGTTTACTCACGAGCGAAGGCGCCGCAAAGAGAGCAGGTTTTTTGAAAGGGTCCTCTGTTTGAGTGTTAGTCACGTCTTCTTCCTTGTTACATTCACCACCATTCTCATTACTGACACGTTCTTCCATTTCTTTAACAGTAAATATTTCAGACTCTTCTGTGCGCGAGGGGTCCGCCATGTTTATATGGTTCGGCTCTCAACTCGGACCGTGCTGTAACACAATTCCATGCTAATTGTTACCGTCAGAGATGTTATCTGGGATGCTATGCAAATATTATGAATTACCTTAAAATACAGAACCCGTAAAGCGGTACCATATTAACGACATTAATTTGTTTTTATACATTAACGTTACTGTGTGCAGCCTAATTATTAACAAGGAGGAACTATTCCAAACATTCAAATTATTTACACGGTGCCTTTTAATGACACGGACCAGAAGCAACGTCTGAAAGCTGTTTTGTTCTGTACGTAAACTATACTCTTGTTGCATATCTTCGAATACGGTGAGAAGCTAGATATATATTTTGTACGAATCTATAAAATTGTGTTAACTAGCTAAATTATAAAGCGCCGCCGCAAACCGTGGATTATCCATTGAGCGGGCGTAGCTAGTTAACAAGCTACACAGAACAACGTATGCACCTCATTTGTGTAATTTGTATCGTATCTTGTAGCCAGCTAACACTACTATACTATGGGCAGAAATGGTAATGGCGG is from Oncorhynchus masou masou isolate Uvic2021 chromosome 32, UVic_Omas_1.1, whole genome shotgun sequence and encodes:
- the slc4a1ap gene encoding kanadaptin; translation: MADPSRTEESEIFTVKEMEERVSNENGGECNKEEDVTNTQTEDPFKKPALFAAPSLVSKRGLVASRAARKPTHEENGDKELQPSTSESSEASADEQTTPSTSDNDNTTSRKGVESENYSEKDQTSDVQPSPRFPVKGTPIGKFKPHPPVPYAEPPWAGVADVPYSLEILKNGTIVDTVPLTQQSYFVVGRLPVCDVSLDHPSISRYHAVIQYRGLAGEEEAVGEARGFYVHDLGSTHGTFVNKNKIPPNTYIRVRVGHVLKFGGSTRLFIMQGPEFDEEAESDLTVTELWERARKQREDLERRMMGEGSDEEEKEEGKESGGIQGKSLNNDSGCSWGIADEAAPEEDENEENPFSTEFQEDQEAAYLKDPKKALQGFFDREGEELEFEYEDKSHGTWLCRVKLPVDDASGKQLVAEVTHTGKKKDAAIQSSLEACRILEARGLLRQEAVSRKRKKKNWEDEDFYDSDDDNFLDRTGAVEKKRQERMKKAGKIQERPDTYESLVAKLLVVEKALAETEKKLSATGRDGSHSSSEDPLDAFMVAVRSEAALDGVERRKLHVHTADLRKEAQRLRRLVELTRPAQMPSLQTGSMSGLSDVDKPKKRSLPLFGAMKGGAKFKLKTGTIGKLPPKRANLPAELFNMKGEEKEEEEEEEEDDNKGSEDLTEADIQAEEPQQSNESTDSTEGCSTGCQRQDPPLSQPPRGKKLSQRSIDVEEPEETMEDAPLGRLKPLPDPKEGGKEVAAAKPSPRTFLKKRTTGPNRPPAAQSGQYPEDDPDYCVWVPPTGQSGDGRTHLNEKYGY